AGCCCAACAAAGGAAAAGCCAAATGGCAAGAATCAGAGCTGAGAGGAAGAAAGTGCAAGAGCAGCCTCCTATGAAAAGGGCAAAGCTGTATGTagttaaagattttattttttttttacttctgagaGTATCTATGATGAGCTTATATTtgatttaatttctttaatatgACTCCAGGTCTTCATCAAGATGCAGATCTGTAGACACTACTATCAACAAAGGTCTGTCCACAAGCGTTGCTGATGGGTCGCCAAGGTTGAGGCCCAGGAACAATTTGCCCTCCACTCCAACAGTTCTGAAGTAAGACACCAGTATGCTAACATTtatgattttaggaaatattgGACTTTGCCATTGGATGCTCACAAACTGTGGGCTTTTAGTGGGCCCCGCAAGTATTCAGTTGTATTTGTTGCTTAAAATAACGATAAATACTCAAGGCTTCTCAAGTGTAGAAAGCATTTGATGTTCTACCTTTCTCTTACATGGCAGTGCAGGTAAATTAGCTGCACAGTTGCCCTTTGTTCTTGACATTAGGTAAACTCAGTCTGAATTTTGTCTTTTTCAGCACAAATGTGCCAAGACGGAGGTGGGTCCTGaacacataaatataatacaCCAAATGGTTCTAAATGTTAAGATTAGGAAACAAGATTACCCAAAAATAAATGGTCTAACCAATTGATTTTTAATTCAAACTACTTCCTTTAGATTATAGCAAACATTCTcatgatttttttataatcagtTTTGTATTGAAATATGTGCCAAATGGGTATGTGTGTTCCATCAGGCGTAAACATTTCACTCAGAAGGTGAAGAATTCAGAAGAGCAAGAACTGGAAAAGGTGCAGCAGCTTCAGCAGGAACTTGCTGAGAGGCTGAAAAAGAATCAAGAGTCTTTGAAATCTGTTCTAGCTGGAGGTTTGTGTGTTTGAGATTTTTATCCTAAATCCTCTTACTAAAGCTAAATTTACAGCTCGGGATTACAGAGTACTATGTGTAGTGTTACATGCTTGTCCTGAAGTCATGTTATTACAGTCAATGATTCATTAGTATTACCTAGCATATTTTGTGGCATACCATTTAGTTTATCCAGACATGCACTATCTATACCTGTATAAAAGTAAATTGAAGTGGAAGAGATAGTGTTACAACTTGTGCCTTTACTTTACACTATACTCACATTAAATCATAGTCTACCCTAATAGttaaagtgaattaaaaaaaaaaaactttccaacatCCAGACAGATTTAccactttttttctattataatattttctattattattggaggaaaaataaaaaaaggttgtacCTGAAACAATAAACCACtcttcattattttaaaacactcATGCTCTTATTCTGTTTTGGAAATTTCACAGATCAACCTTTAAAGAAAGTGCCTATTCAGGCTACCAAACCTGTGGACTTCCACTTTCATACTGATGAACGTCTCAAGCGGCATCCAGAAGAACAACCAACAGAATACAAACATAAGGATTTCACTTCTGAACTTAGAAAGCATCCACCATCTCCGGTGAGATCTTTAAGAGTACCTAGATCATTTTATAAAGTGTTCTTCGGTTGGAAGGTTCAGCAGTATTGTCTCCCACTGTCACTTATAGttgctggggggggcgcaccagccaaagccgcggaacacgtcccccggaTCTGGGGCTcgggctcagatctgcgatgggagagtgggtggggttatgccatcatgtcgtcacattcagtggcgtcatgatggcaaaaccccgcccactccaCTGCCTggcctctgtcaaattttattttagatgggagtcccctgactaaaaaaaggtttgcccacccctgatgtAGGCTGTACAGTTTTTCCTTATTAAAAAACCATATAGTTCATGCCAGGAATTGTGGTGTCATTGTAATAAGGGTTTGTCTGGTGTGCAAGgtttaggtcaggggtgtcaaactttggcctgGGGGCTAAATCTGGTccgcaatgttttttttttttttgcccccaaaggaatcctaaatatgactTGCAGCttgcccaccgctgcattgaaatagccccgctactacaattcccggcatcactcgcatctatagaccagctgcCTCTCTGCTTATGTATGGCCCCTATAGACGCAaggaactgtagtagcggtgctatttcagtgatgAGGTTGTTCCAGCCACTCAGAACATTAAGCCCCTCGCATATTCTCATATATAATTACCAAAGTCAGTTTGCCTTTGCAGTGGTGTAAACTTTAAAATGCACTTTAGGCACATTCCAGCAATATGGGGAACTAAGCCCTGTACCCTACTGTTCTAgttaaaaataaatctacttAACATTTTTAGGTAGCTAAACTTTATTAGaaccctttatttttctttctgcccATGGGTTTTGATGTATTTCTTAACTCTAACTCATTTGTCTGATAGGTACACAATACTAAATTGGGTCGTACAATACCCAAACCCTTTAACCTCTCGAAGAGCAGCAAAAGGAAACTCGAGGAAACCACAACATCAGAATACATGTCCACTGCTGAACAAGTCTTAGCCTTCCAAAAGAGAACTCCACAACGATTCCACCTTCGCAGCCGGAAAAGGGAGATGGAAGGTAAGTAGTACGATTTGAGAATTGCTTATTTTGATGAGCGCCTAATTTCATAGGGTTTTTTTCCCTATgttagttatttatattttaaattgtattctgCTTCCTAGGGCCATCTCCAGTAAAACCACTGAAGGCCAGGGTGACTCTTCCAAAGACCCCACAGCTTCAGACAAAGCAACGACACCGGCCACCAACTTGCAAAAGTTCAGCTGAGATTGAAGCAGAAGAGCTTGAAAAGCTTCAGCAGTGAGTAATCTTTTATTTCccttgtattgtttgtttgttagTACTCTGGcttttgtagcgctaggtcccaggttcaaatctcgaccagggCCCCATCTgcaatggagtttgcaggttcccctccccgtgtctgtgttggtttcttccgggtactccggtttcctcccacattccaaaaacatgcagttgggtatatggctaacaccccccccccccccccaaaagattgtgagcacctttgagggacagttggtcacatgactatggactttgtacagtactgtgaaatatgttggtgctatataaataccgtgtaatcataaaacctggaatgagtTATGGTCTTAAGCTGCAGTTCATGTTTTAAAATCTTGCATGGGGTGTAATGACACTTCCGTACCGATGCATATTTTTTCAGCTAGTCCTGTCATCTTGCTTGTGATTTTGCCCTAGATTCAAGTTCAAAGCCCAAGAGCTCAATCCAAAGATTTTGGAGGGTGGACCAATCCTACCAAAGAAGCCTCCTGTTAAAGAGCCCACCAAGGCAGTGGGTTTTAATTTGGAAATAGAAAAACGAATTCAAGAGcgtgaaaagaaagaagaagaagaggagccGTTCACTTTCCATTCAAGGCCATGTCCTTCCAAGATATTGAAGGATGTTGTGGTAAGTGCTCTGTTAAGGCTGAAGGAGCTAGCTATAAATGTCTTCATTTCCTGTACCAAATATTTTACAGTGCCCTATTGAtgccttaaccacctgggtgttaggTTAACCacctgatgtctagatttctgttccaaaagcgttactgtttttcatgaatttttttttttttttaaattgtagacctgtaacttacagaattatgtccgaacagggttctagtagatatcatgtatactgtatagtaatatatttttctaaaacacctccctagtgtccgtcacatacctatagacaaaaccacataaataaattttctattattttctattggattgaatacaaactcctgtatccaatccaatacaaaatgagtttgaatttaccaagtacgaactttgtatttatttttaattattttgtattggattggatacaggagtttgtattcaatccaatacaaaatgtgtttgaatgagtttcaatttgaatttcccgcacacgcgctgacgtaatcgtacgcgccgacgtacacgctaccaagggggaagaagccggccggcttcttcttcccagagagggcacccgacgctggaacacgacgctggatgatcgcagcgggaccgggtaagtgatcgataaacccgaacttttctcactgtattttcatacagtgataaaagtttggggttatcgataattgtaattattttaaacccgaaccaaggtcggggttatcgctcaggtggttaagcaatAACAATCATTGTTGTAACAAATAAACACTCTTGTAGGTACTCTTATCTAAAAGCTTTCTgatgctgttttttctttctgtattcagGAGTGAATATGCTATATAATGAGAACTGATAATTAGGACATTTAatctaaaatgtactttttcttatTCGATGAGCACATTATGTCTTGAGCACATGATGTCCTATTTCCTGTgagttactttttttgtttataggtGGATTAGACATTGGACATTCCTTTTGGACCATATCACATCCATATTTTTATATGCTGGACATTGTACTGCTAGTCTAAGAGTATCCTTTCTTTCCTACTTTATTAACATTCCGCTTCTCATTTAGTTATAAGGCTTGGCAGTACAATTCTAGAAGATTTATCCTTGGACATTGAACAATTACAAAGCTTTGTTATTGTAGGGGATTTCAGTGTGTAAAACAAATCCTTACCTTCTTGCAAATGAGTCTGGTACTGGGAACTATTAAGGGTTAGCTTTCTGTTTGTGGGCCTCTCCTTGCCTAAAATCCTTGACCTTTCACCTTGCCTAAGATTGTCATTTACAAGGGCCTTGTTCTTCCATCTCTATTATCTGTCCGTGGACTATCTGAATGTGGAAACTTATTTCTCAACCTCCAGTTTTTGCAGGAAGGCAATTTGTTTGTGACTCTGGAAAACACACCAAAAGGGGATACCCAGTTTCTCTTCAGATCTTGTAACTAGGTGCTTAGTTTTGGTACTATTTTGAAGGggggttaaacttttttttttttctttttttcttgcgtTTTTAGGGCGTTCCTGGAAAGAAATTGCTTCCCGTAACTGTGCCACAATCTCCTGCTTTTGCACTAAAGAACAGAGTTCGCATGGTTTCCACGGAAGAACAAAAAGTAAGTACAGATCATGGCACTATCAGCAGTGTTTTGTGGATGGGGAGTGGATGTTGTGATTCAATGTATTAATAGTCATAACTGAACTTTAATGTTGTACAGCCTGGGCATAGGTCCAAAGGGGCTTCATTTTGAAGGCTAACAGACACAAGAAGTTTCCAAGCAAGATTAATGAGTCACATGTTCCTTGTTTACAGGAGGAACCAGTCCCTATCAAAGCAAATCCAATGCCTTTTTTTGGAGTCCCGTTCAAGCCAAAATTAGTGGAACaaaaacaagtggaagtgtgtccCTTCTCATTTAGTGAACGCGATCGCCAAAGGAtagaagagaaggagaggaagctTGAAGAGCTCCGGCATGCAGAAGTAATTgagttttacaaaattacaatatcCTTTTTAGGATGTTCAACAATagattatatatcttttttttgtttttaaaatcaagGCTCCAAAGTTCAAGGCTCAGCCTCTTCCTGATTTTGACCACATCAGCCTtcctgaaaaaaaggtaaaagagatAACACAACCAGAGCCTTTTAAGTTGGAGATTGATAAACGAGGAGAGACCAGGCTTCACATTTGGAAACAACAGGTGAGGACTTTAGCGAAAAAGAATGTAACATCAGATAAAGATGTCTGGTGAATATTTAAATCTACATCTGTACATGCCTTGCAACTTTTATAGTCAGGTAAAAATGGCAAAGataacatttaaagtggaccaaaGTCTGCATTATGTTTAGTgcactctatatatttttttttttttttgacaactgccactttaaaaaaaaaaaaaaaaaaaaaaaaaaactctgtttataCCAATATGGCATTTCTTATGTTTGGCAACACCTacctattttttttcccttttaggtTAAAGAAGAACTTAAACATCAGAAGGAAATGTCAGTGTTTAAAGCACGACCCAACACTGTGACCCACCAAGAGCCTTTTGTGCCCAAGAAGGAAAGTCGGGTCTTGACAGGTAAAGGCTCACTATCGTTAGACCCCCTCCAGTAATGCTTTTTATTAGTTCACTTAACTGGCACACATTTCTTAGATATAGTCTTGCACTTGTGTTTTTGAGGGCTTCTTGGTGGGGAACTCTTTGCAGGGTACTGTTAATGGGCCATGCTTTCGCAGTTATTTTAGGTTTTACTTTGGAATCGATACTGCAGAAACGAAGGTAATGACCCACCAGCAGTGCCCTCCCTACTCTTTGTTGCAccaattttctcctttttttctaaacttaGAGAGCCTTTCTGGTTCCATAGTTCAAGAAAGCTTTGAGTTGGCAACAGAGAGACGTGCTAAGGAGCGCCAGGAGTTTGAGAGGCGTCTAGCAGAGCTTGAGGCCCAGAAAAGTCTTATGGAAGAAGAGGAGCGTAGGCGGCGGGAGCAGGAAGAACAGGAGGAGATTAACCGCTTAAGACATGAAATAGTAAGTCTCTTGAAAGTATATCTTTATAGCTAAAATACAGACAAACAAATGCATattgtatgctttattttatatctatatatctctTTGGAGAGGatcttttcaaatatatataattttaaaaagattatttccaaaaacaattattgcacgtgtgtatatcTTTAGACATGTAACCCGTTGATGATAATTTTGGTTATTGTGGAAAATGCTTTGGCTCCTTATCAGAAAGTAAAGAACCAACCTATCACAACACAAACATaagtaaaaatgctaaaatatctATTGTCTTTTTTAACGTCAATTACCtagatttttttcacttattttaagTCTGATAATACCTCATCATAACAGGAAGCAAAATAGTTTATGGTTACCCAGGGAGCCATAACTGTTTTTAACTGCATGTTACTAAGCCTATTGTAAAGCATAAAATATTGTAGATGGAACTGATCCCAGTGAACTTAAGCTTAAATTTAGATAGCtctgatattttattgttactttttaccCTACAATGAACTTGTTCTTTGTTCACAAGGTATAAACTGCCTTGTTGACTGGGTTGTATATTatccagcttgcctggttggtgatCTCCTCCTCAAcctgaatccctgacccagaatgtgtatacagctcaggtgttcattAATTGTGAtatctgtatgattgtttcaggtgtgtcACTGCATCTGAGTGAGTTTAGAAATGGTTTACCAAATCTCTGGTAGGGCATTTTGAACAAAAATTTTGTGTGGTTTCAATGATTTGTcagttttcacaaaaatatatttgctctGGCCTTTCAGTACCAATTTGGCCGCAGGGTTATAAGCCAAGTCCCAATTGTGGGGATTTACCCTCTTTGTCCCGTGAAAAATGTTACCAAGAAATTATCTATCTGCAATGCCTCTAGATCAATTGCAGGAATCTACCACCGAGCACTACAATACATGATTTCAATAAGTCACAGTGATGAGGAAAATTTCATATGCTATCCTACTTTCGGTTGTAATAGTAGAAAAAGTAGAGATAAATCACAGTGGGGGAATTCTAACCACTCCCTACTATAcctaatacatatttttcttttttcttttcattcaggTTCACAAGGCCCAGCCAGTCAGAAAGTTCAAACCCGTAGACGTCAAAACAAGCGACCTTCCCCTAACTGTTCCCAAATCTCCTAATTTTTCAGACAGGTTTAAGATCTGATCTGAAAATTTCTTCCCtttattcttttaatgttttgaagTAACACAATACCTGTGAAGTAATACATTACTggggcaaggaaaaaaaaaaaggattaaaagaGAGTAGTGTTATAAGGTCTGTATTTTTGGGAAATGTGCAAATACTACACGGGGTAATGTAAAATCTCTGTAAATATTAGCTATAACCAACATTTTCGTTTTAGTGTACAGTTGAACTTTTCCAATAAACATACATTAAACTCCCACAtaggcatttttattttctcccaCCCTTGTCTCTTTCCTTCTGTAAAATGGTCAACTTGTTTTCAGCTCATTGCCTAATTTTTAGGCAATAGATTCTTTGTGACAATGATAATGACattgatttaaagctgaaatttagaCAAGCTGTTAGATACACTTTTATAGGTGTTCTGTTTATCCCTTCTCACAGTTTTGACATGGGAGTAAGCAGTAGACTAATGCCAATTAAAATTCACTgctttgtatttaaagaaaaaaaaaaaatacagtaatgcATTAATTGATGTTATTGAACAgtctgtagttcagctttaaatagcaTCTCCAATACTTTGACCAGGTTTTAAGTTTATAAGCTAAacctttatatatgtttttaatattataaataaacttttaatacttGGCGTCTGTGGCACTTTAATTTTGCAGATTATGATGGGTACTGTAAGAAAATACAGCACTTTTTGCATAAATGTTGGCAGAGTAACTTTTGTGTTGTTAATCTGCATCTATCTATACATCCATACTATAGGATTATGTAGGTTGCTGACAGCACAATAGTAAATCATGCTTCATAAAATCCTAGTTGTTTTACTACTTGGCACTTAGGAGgtgaaaaataatttgcaacaggtttttacaaaataatgaaattggAATATCTGAAAGAATCGCATGACTggtaaaatattgtgaaaatatgATCAGAGCCAATATATCACATCACTTGTATACCATACCTATAGTTAAGACAGTATAATATTTAGACTCTGTTAAATTTTAATTGAGTTCTAGGAATCTCACAGCATTTTCTACAAAATTGATGGCAAATATAATGTAGAGGAAAGGCGCTAATGGTAATAGACGATAATGAATCTGTTTCATTTAGTTTTGGTGACTATGGGAACTGTTGCCCAGATctaaactttaataataataataagcctgTCTTAAGAAGTAAAGCTGTCTGCTGAGCAGTAATGCGGAAAGTAAGACACACTAATTATATTAAGGAATGCTATGTTTTCTTTGACTTGCATATCTACAAATGGTACACTGCTTTTTGTAACAATATTGCAGAGTACCCTTTCTCCTGCAcatccataataataaaaaaaaaactcccttgtTTTAAAGGGGCTCAAAAAATTTTCATATCTGTTTGTGCCACTgtaaacttaagctacgtacacacttccaattattatcgttggaaaaccaacgacgaacgatcctgcacgatatctacgagcgatcgtatagcaccgatcctgcacatagagataatgacacgatcgttcgtagatattgtacacacaatagatacgatcgtttgagcgatagaggaactatgtgcacgacaggaaagtaaacgaacgttcgttcattacgcatgctcagaccatggacgatcaacgaacgatcgtacacacgaacgatgttcaacgatcgtcgtccaatccgatccgccggtccggtcgttcgtttccaacgactttcctcgttcgtcggcgtcgttggttacttttttacgaacgattttttgcccaatcgatcgttcgtcgttcattttgaacgataaaaattggaagtgtgtacgcacctttagtttcgAAATTTTATAATTGTTACAATTAAGAACTTGTATTGAAGCGTCAAGGAAGGTATCACTTACCCCTACTATGGTCAGATTTCCTCTCCCTTCCCATTATCTAAAAATAGGGTACGATGATAAATATTTTTCCCCAGTTATACAGACAACAGTGACACTATACcttcattttattaacaaaagtttaaaataaaactatgaatTTTTACTCGCATGTAAAAGAATGAACTGAAAAAACAAGTAGGGTAAATACGTTATTCAGTGTATAATACCTTTAGCCTAAACATTTTAGGCAAAAACTGAATAAATAGACTGCTTTTAGAGCTCACTAAAGGGGATCACACATTCAGcagatgcatttgtttttatgaaataagCCTATTTTTAATGTCTCATACCAAATTGGCCACATAATTGTGAAGGCAATAAAGAGATACCTTGCCCTAATAAATGCAAGTGCTGCTTCTCCAGGGACTGTATGCTGTACATGTCATTTAAGTTGTGACCCTTCATAAGTCAGGTCATGCTTCTAAAATGTTTAGCTATACAAAGCCATTTGAGGTTGTGTGTCTGTCATTACTCTTAATGATATGTCTGGCTGGGTCACATGACTGTGCTGCATATAGCTAATTAAACAAGCCGCAGTTACAATCCAAGAATACTCGTGGGACAGGTAAATTAAGCACAGAAGAAACCGTGTAACTAAGTGGGGATGAAGgctttgttctatttttaaagtGTCTTGTTTTTAAAGCCTTCTCCCATGTAATTTAGAAAAACACTAGTTGttccaatgcaaacattttgagaCTACTACTCTATACTtaacaataatgtatatattattaagtCTTCTCAATACCTCATTTTTGTTAATCCAGTACTTCCCAT
This Pyxicephalus adspersus chromosome 6, UCB_Pads_2.0, whole genome shotgun sequence DNA region includes the following protein-coding sequences:
- the TPX2 gene encoding targeting protein for Xklp2 isoform X2 — encoded protein: MSDLQESYSYDVPFCSFGEDDNNVDSWFDKVTDAENIPPESDMTTEVTESENVTQTENVVPLNSESPKKQKTPKTQARRSSKRLSAQQRKSQMARIRAERKKVQEQPPMKRAKLSSSRCRSVDTTINKGLSTSVADGSPRLRPRNNLPSTPTVLKRKHFTQKVKNSEEQELEKVQQLQQELAERLKKNQESLKSVLAGDQPLKKVPIQATKPVDFHFHTDERLKRHPEEQPTEYKHKDFTSELRKHPPSPVHNTKLGRTIPKPFNLSKSSKRKLEETTTSEYMSTAEQVLAFQKRTPQRFHLRSRKREMEGPSPVKPLKARVTLPKTPQLQTKQRHRPPTCKSSAEIEAEELEKLQQFKFKAQELNPKILEGGPILPKKPPVKEPTKAVGFNLEIEKRIQEREKKEEEEEPFTFHSRPCPSKILKDVVGVPGKKLLPVTVPQSPAFALKNRVRMVSTEEQKEEPVPIKANPMPFFGVPFKPKLVEQKQVEVCPFSFSERDRQRIEEKERKLEELRHAEAPKFKAQPLPDFDHISLPEKKVKEITQPEPFKLEIDKRGETRLHIWKQQVKEELKHQKEMSVFKARPNTVTHQEPFVPKKESRVLTVQESFELATERRAKERQEFERRLAELEAQKSLMEEEERRRREQEEQEEINRLRHEIVHKAQPVRKFKPVDVKTSDLPLTVPKSPNFSDRFKI
- the TPX2 gene encoding targeting protein for Xklp2 isoform X1 codes for the protein MSDLQESYSYDVPFCSFGEDDNNVDSWFDKVTDAENIPPESDMTTEVTESENVTQTENVVPLNSESPKKQKTPKTQARRSSKRLSAQQRKSQMARIRAERKKVQEQPPMKRAKLSSSRCRSVDTTINKGLSTSVADGSPRLRPRNNLPSTPTVLKRKHFTQKVKNSEEQELEKVQQLQQELAERLKKNQESLKSVLAGDQPLKKVPIQATKPVDFHFHTDERLKRHPEEQPTEYKHKDFTSELRKHPPSPVHNTKLGRTIPKPFNLSKSSKRKLEETTTSEYMSTAEQVLAFQKRTPQRFHLRSRKREMEGPSPVKPLKARVTLPKTPQLQTKQRHRPPTCKSSAEIEAEELEKLQQFKFKAQELNPKILEGGPILPKKPPVKEPTKAVGFNLEIEKRIQEREKKEEEEEPFTFHSRPCPSKILKDVVGVPGKKLLPVTVPQSPAFALKNRVRMVSTEEQKEEPVPIKANPMPFFGVPFKPKLVEQKQVEVCPFSFSERDRQRIEEKERKLEELRHAEAPKFKAQPLPDFDHISLPEKKVKEITQPEPFKLEIDKRGETRLHIWKQQVKEELKHQKEMSVFKARPNTVTHQEPFVPKKESRVLTESLSGSIVQESFELATERRAKERQEFERRLAELEAQKSLMEEEERRRREQEEQEEINRLRHEIVHKAQPVRKFKPVDVKTSDLPLTVPKSPNFSDRFKI